One Verrucomicrobiia bacterium genomic window, AGGTGCATCTACCATTTCCAACTGAACAAATCCGATTGCAGAAAGAACCGGAACAAAAGACTGTAGTAATGGCGTATCCTCCTGAATATTGAGGCCATCGGCATTCCCGTTGCCTATAACCGCAACCGGCCCCGTGGCCGACTGCTGGTCAAAAGTCAGCGTACCTTGGGCATGGATTTGAAATGAGCCAACAACAAGTATTGCGGCCAATAGAATTCCGAGGGTCATCTTCATAATGTCACTTCCTTTTATGTGTTCCAGCTACCTCCTACAACCAAGAGGGCGCACTTACTCGCGCCCTCTCTGGCACTTGGCATGCCCTCATAGAACGCTTTCGGCACGCCCAATTACGGGCGTGCTTCAAACGCTGTCTATGAGTTGAAACTGCCAAGTTTCGAGAGACAGCAGCCGAAGCCGCAAAATTATGTTTTTACGTTTACGCTATATTTTTTTACGATTCGTTTCGCATTTAAACCTTTCAGCAAACATTAGCAAGGCAAATTTAATTTAAATCATTTTTGGGCTGACTCGATGCGTTTATAGCAGCTTATAGTATTGAGCATGGGCGGAAAACCGTTTTGATTCAGGTGAAGTCGCTAAAGCTATTACTTGCCACCTCCCTTCTGCGCCATAAAAAATAAATCACCGGATAAAGCAACAACTCCAAAATCCCCGACGTAATCACCCCGCCAATCATCGGCGCCGCGATCCGCTTCATCACATCCGCCCCGCTTTGCGTCGTGGGCGACCACATGATCGGCAGCAACCCAAACAAAATCGCGCAAACCGTCATGATCTTTGGCCGAATGCGCTGCACTGCCCCTTCGATCACCGCCGCGTTCAAATCCGACATCGAATTCATGCGCCCGGCCGCGCGGAACTTCTCCCATGCCTGATCGAGATAAAGCAACATCACCACCCCGGTTTCCGCATCGAGGCCCGCCAGCGCAATCAACCCCACCCATACCGCCACGCTCAAGTTATAACCCAGTAAATATAAAAGCCAAAACGCGCCCACCAGCGAAAACGGCACCGCCAGCAACACAATCGCCGTTTTAACGACTGACTTGGTATTGATGTAGATAAGTAAAAAGATAATCAGCAGCGTGAACGGAACCACCGCCTTCAGCCGTTGTTCCGCATGCTTTAAATACTCAAACTGTCCCGCCCATTGGACATAATATCCCGGAGGAAACGAAACCGTTTCGTGAATCCGCTTCGACGCCGCCTTCACATAACCATCAATATCATCCGTGGTGACGTCCACAAAAACGAAACCCACCAACTGCCCATTCTCATTTCGTATGGAAGGCGGCCCGGTTCGATAACTGATGTCCGCCAGCATTGAAAGCGGGATTTGCGCAAGCCCCGGCGAGTTCGACGAAGCTTCAGAATTCTTCATCGGCAGCGGCACCAGCACGCGTTTGAGCGCATCCAGGTCTTCGCGAAAATCCCGCGCGTAACGCACATTGATCGGATAACGCTCACGACCCTCAATGACCGTGGAAATAGTTTTCCCACCAATGGCCGTTTCCACGATGTCATTCACATCGCCAACCGTCAGGCCGTAACGCGCCGCGGCCTCTCGATTCGGCGCGATGTCGAGAAAATACCCACCTGTCGCGCGCTCGGCAAAAACACTGCGCGTGTTTGGGAAATCGCTGAGCGACTTTTCAATTTGGACCGCCACTTCTTCTATTTTGCCAAGGTCAGGCCCAAAAACTTTAATGCCCAGTTTGGAGCGAAAACCGGTCGTCAACATTTCCGTGCGCGTCTGGATCGGCATCCAAAAAATATTGGCCATGCCCGGCGTCTTCACTTTTGCGTTCATCTCCGCCAGCAATTTTTCCCACGTCATACCCGCCGGCCACTCCTCGGTCGGCTTGAGTTTCACCACCGTCTCGAACATCGAAAGCGGCGCGGGATCAGTCGAAGTTTCCGCCTGACCCGCCTTGCCAAACACACTTTCTACTTCAGGAAATTGGCGCAATATCCGGTCCTGGATTTGCAGAATCCGCGTTGCTTCCTCAATGGAAACACCCGGAACCGCCGTCGGCATAAACAACAAATCTCCCTCGTTGAGCGGCGGCATAAATTCCGTGCCCAGTTTCTTGAGCGGATAAATCGTCGCCACCATGATCAGCAACGCCACAATCACTGTGACCCAGCGAAAACGCAGCACGAAATTCACGAACGGCCGATAGCACCAAATCAGGAAGCGATTCACCGGGTTCTTTTTCTCCGGCGTAATTTTTCCGCGAATGAAAAGCGTCATCAGCACTGGCACGAGCGTCGCGCCCAGCAGCGCGGCAAAAAACATGGAAAATGTTTTTGTAAACGCCAGCGGCTTGAACAATCGTCCCTCCTGCGCTCCGAGCGAGAACACCGGAATGAAACTCACCGTGATCACCAGCAGCGCGAAAAATAACGGACGCCCCACACTCTTCGCCGCCGCGATGATGACCTCGACGCGTTCCGCATTCGTGGGCTCGCGCCCCTTTTCTTCGCGGAAATGTTCGAGAAATTTGTGCGCATTCTCCACCATGATGATCGCGGAATCCACCATCGCCCCGATGGCAATCGCGATGCCCCCCAGCGACATGATGTTCGACGTCAGGTGCAGTTGAAACATCGGCAGAAAAGCCAGAATGATGGCGATGGGCAAGGTGATGATGGCCACCAACGCCGAACGGATGTGCCACAGAAACACCAGGCATACCAGCGCGACCACGATGCTTTCTTCAATCAGCTTTTCGCGCAACGTCGAGATCGAACGCCCGATAAGCTGGCTGCGATCATACGTCGTGACCACTTCCACACCCTCGGGCAGCGACGACTTGATTTCCTCCAACTTCTGTTTTACATCATCAACAACCCGCAACGCATTTTCGCCATACCGCATCACCACAATCCCGCCCACCGCCTCACCCTCGCCGTTCAACTCCACCACCCCGCGCCGCAAGTCCGGCCCCAAATGCACCGTGCCGACATTCTTCACCAACACTGGCGTTCCACCCTGCGTCTTGAGCGGAACATTTTCGATGTCGGCGATGCTCTTGATGTAACCTCGTCCACGCACATAATATTCCGTCGAACCCACTTCAAAAATCTTCCCCCCCACATCCCCATTCGACCGGCGAATCTGATCCACGACGTCATTGATCGGAATGCCATAAGCGAGCAGTTTATTCGGGTCGAGGTCCACCTGATATTCCTTCACGAACCCGCCCACCGGCGCGACCTCCGCCACACCCTTCACCGATTCAAGCGCATAACGCAAATGCCAGTCCTGAAACGAGCGAAGTTCGGCCAGATTATGTTTTCCCGTTTTATCAACCAGCGCGTATTCATAGACCCAACCCACTCCCGTTGCATCCGGCCCGATGACCGGATTGACACCTTCCGGCAAACTTCCGCGCACGGAATTCAAATACTCAATCACCCGCGACCGCGCCCAATAAATGTCCGTGCCATCCTCGAAAATCACATACACAAACGACTTGCCGAACATGGATTCGCCGCGAACAAATTTCACCTTCGGCGCCGCAATAAATTTCGTCGAAATCGGATACGTTATTTGATCCTCAACCAAATCCGGCGAACGCCCCTCCCAATCCGTGGAAATGATCACCTGCACATCACTCAAATCCGGCACGGCATCGAGCGGCGTCCGCATCAATGCCCAAACCCCGCCCGCCAGGCCAAACACAGTAAGGACGATCACGAGAAAAGCATTGCGCGCGCTGGCTTCAATAATCCGCTCCAGCAGAAACGGCTTGCGTTCGGGCGGCGTTGAGAATGGTGGAGTATCCATAAGCGTATTGATTTTGCTCACCACGATTTCAATGCGCCCTGCACCTTGGCTTCCGCATCAATCAGAAAATTCGCGCTCGTCACAACGCGCTCACCTTCCTTCACGCCAGATTTCACTTCATAGAAGTCGCCGTATTTCCGTCCCAATTCTACAAAACGCGGCTCCAACCGTCCTCCGCCTTTATCCACAAAAATAATATTATGCCTCCCCGTCGGCAAAACCGCCGGGACCGGAATCCCCACGCCCTCACCCATATCCATCGCCAACTCCGCGTCCACATACATATCCGGCTGCAATTTAAAGTCGGCATTCTCCACATCAATTCGCACTCGGCCCGTGCGCAGATCGTCATTGATGAACGGGTCAACCACCGAAATCTTGCCGTTGAATTTTTCCCCCGGATAGGAGCCGGTTGTGATGGTGATGGGCAGACCCTTCTTCAGCATGGGCAATTCGTCCTGATAAAACTGTGCCCACACCCACACCACGGATAAATCCGCTATATCCACGAGATGATCACCAACCGTCACACTGCGGCCCTGATCCACGCCGAGAGTTTGCATCACTCCCTTGAAAGGCGAACGCAGCGTCAACAGTTCGGTCGGCTGGCGGGTCTTTTCGAGCAGCGCGATTTGATCGTCGGAAATGTTCCAAAGGCGAAGCCGTTGCTTTGCCGATTCGACAAGCTGCTCAGTGCTTTCGAGCACGGCGCGATTATTTTTGCCTTCGGCATCATCTCGTGACCTGAGCAAGTCCGCGAATTCATTTTGCGTGGTGAGCAAGTCGGGGCTGTAAATCGTCAGCAACGGCGCATCCTTTTCAACCTGTTCACCGCGCGAAAAGACGAACAGTTCCTTTACGTACCCACCGACCCGCGCGACATAATCCCAATGCCGCTGCTTGTCATAAGCGACCATGCCAACGACCCTGATGCTGTTCGTAAACCTCCGCTTCTCAATCGCCGCATAGGTGACGCCGATTTGTTGCTGCCGCTCGATCGGAACGCTGAACTCGCTGGGCTTGGCTTCTTCGTTCATGGCGGTCGGCGCATTGCTCATACTCATGCCCGCCGCGCCTTTTTTCATCACCGGAACCAAGTCCATTGAGCAAATCGGACACTTGCCATGCGGGTCTTGTGACCTCACTGAGGGGTGCATGGTGCAAGTGTAATAATCCACATCATCCGGTTTCACGGCGTCGCTATCTTTTTTGCAGGACATGACACCCACCAGCAGGACAAGGCTCAGCAATCCCAAGACGCACCGATTCACCGCCCTGATTTTTAAAATGGAATTTTGCATGGGAAATATTTTTTAATGGTTTGCGTGATGGGGAATAAGTTCAGGCTCATTTGCCAGCGGAACCAGCGCATCGAAGCCATCCAGCCCCGTCCACAGCAGCAAATCGGCGAGCGTTTGATATTGTGCGGCAATTGACCGCGCCGCCATCAGTTGCGCGTCCAATGCGTCACGGTGAGCGTCGAGAACTTCGCGCAAAGCAACCCGGCCGGTTTCCCAGGCCGCGAGTTTGTCCGCCAGCGCCTGCCTCGCGCGAACGGCAATTTCATTTTGATAAAGCAGCGCTTTGCGCCGCGCGGCGTCGAGATCAACGGTCAGATGGTGCAGTTCCTCCTGCACTATCAAAGTTTGATTTTCACGATCTTGTTCAGCGGCCCTTTGCGTTTCCCTTTCGCGCTCATAGTCCTTGCGATACTTGCTTTCATTCAACCACGGCAGCGAAAAACTCACCGTGAACGCTCCCTGGCGGAATCCGCCATCACCCGAATACTGCCAACCTTGAACCCCAAGACCGACGTCGGGCAACCGGGTCCGGCGGGTTAACTCTGCGGATGCCCTGGCTTGTTGAACTTCTCCTTCCAGGATTTTAAGTTCCGGCTCATTGGTCAAGCCAAGCGCGATGAGTTTGGCGCTGTACGGCACGGTCGGCGCGACGGCCGGCAACTGTAGCAACGGCCACGCCGAGGTAGCCTCGCGGTTGAGCAGGCGATTCAAAGCGAACCAGCCGTGATGCAGTTCAAGCTGGTCGGTAAGAAGTTCATCCGTTCGGAGCGCCACCTCATTTTGGAGCTGCAGCGCGTCTCCGGCGTCGGTTTGTCCCGCGCGATATTTTGCTTCCACCGCCTGCGCTGTGGCTTTAAGCCAGGTCAAATCCTGTTCATCCACGTCCACGACCCGTTCGGCCAAAGCCGTCGCGGCGAGCGCTTTGATAAGATCGCGGCGCACTTGCTGGAAATGAAAATCCGTTTCCGCTTCGCGGGTCGAAATTTTGGAGGAAGCCACCTTGCGGTTTAAGTCCGGCATGCCCCACAGCGGCAATTTCTGTTGCACACCGTAAACCAGATCGCCGTTCTCACTCGTCGCAAATCCTTGCGCGCTGAAAACATTCACCCCGAAACTGGCCGTGGGATCCTCCCAGCTACGAATGGCCTCCGCATTGAGAGCCGCCGCGCGGGCGCGAGAATCGCTCGCTTTAAGCGCCGGATTGTTCGTCCGAGCCTCCTCAACCAGCCGGTTGATGAAGCCGGGAAAAATGAGCACGCTGTTACTCGCCGCATTTATTGGCAAACTATTGTCCTGCGCCGACGCAGTCAAAACACCGCTGCAAACTACCGCAATGATCGTCGAAATCTTCATACACTGCTCCTGCTGGAAAAAATTAAATCGGTAAA contains:
- a CDS encoding CusA/CzcA family heavy metal efflux RND transporter; translation: MDTPPFSTPPERKPFLLERIIEASARNAFLVIVLTVFGLAGGVWALMRTPLDAVPDLSDVQVIISTDWEGRSPDLVEDQITYPISTKFIAAPKVKFVRGESMFGKSFVYVIFEDGTDIYWARSRVIEYLNSVRGSLPEGVNPVIGPDATGVGWVYEYALVDKTGKHNLAELRSFQDWHLRYALESVKGVAEVAPVGGFVKEYQVDLDPNKLLAYGIPINDVVDQIRRSNGDVGGKIFEVGSTEYYVRGRGYIKSIADIENVPLKTQGGTPVLVKNVGTVHLGPDLRRGVVELNGEGEAVGGIVVMRYGENALRVVDDVKQKLEEIKSSLPEGVEVVTTYDRSQLIGRSISTLREKLIEESIVVALVCLVFLWHIRSALVAIITLPIAIILAFLPMFQLHLTSNIMSLGGIAIAIGAMVDSAIIMVENAHKFLEHFREEKGREPTNAERVEVIIAAAKSVGRPLFFALLVITVSFIPVFSLGAQEGRLFKPLAFTKTFSMFFAALLGATLVPVLMTLFIRGKITPEKKNPVNRFLIWCYRPFVNFVLRFRWVTVIVALLIMVATIYPLKKLGTEFMPPLNEGDLLFMPTAVPGVSIEEATRILQIQDRILRQFPEVESVFGKAGQAETSTDPAPLSMFETVVKLKPTEEWPAGMTWEKLLAEMNAKVKTPGMANIFWMPIQTRTEMLTTGFRSKLGIKVFGPDLGKIEEVAVQIEKSLSDFPNTRSVFAERATGGYFLDIAPNREAAARYGLTVGDVNDIVETAIGGKTISTVIEGRERYPINVRYARDFREDLDALKRVLVPLPMKNSEASSNSPGLAQIPLSMLADISYRTGPPSIRNENGQLVGFVFVDVTTDDIDGYVKAASKRIHETVSFPPGYYVQWAGQFEYLKHAEQRLKAVVPFTLLIIFLLIYINTKSVVKTAIVLLAVPFSLVGAFWLLYLLGYNLSVAVWVGLIALAGLDAETGVVMLLYLDQAWEKFRAAGRMNSMSDLNAAVIEGAVQRIRPKIMTVCAILFGLLPIMWSPTTQSGADVMKRIAAPMIGGVITSGILELLLYPVIYFLWRRREVASNSFSDFT
- a CDS encoding efflux RND transporter periplasmic adaptor subunit, giving the protein MNRCVLGLLSLVLLVGVMSCKKDSDAVKPDDVDYYTCTMHPSVRSQDPHGKCPICSMDLVPVMKKGAAGMSMSNAPTAMNEEAKPSEFSVPIERQQQIGVTYAAIEKRRFTNSIRVVGMVAYDKQRHWDYVARVGGYVKELFVFSRGEQVEKDAPLLTIYSPDLLTTQNEFADLLRSRDDAEGKNNRAVLESTEQLVESAKQRLRLWNISDDQIALLEKTRQPTELLTLRSPFKGVMQTLGVDQGRSVTVGDHLVDIADLSVVWVWAQFYQDELPMLKKGLPITITTGSYPGEKFNGKISVVDPFINDDLRTGRVRIDVENADFKLQPDMYVDAELAMDMGEGVGIPVPAVLPTGRHNIIFVDKGGGRLEPRFVELGRKYGDFYEVKSGVKEGERVVTSANFLIDAEAKVQGALKSW
- a CDS encoding TolC family protein; translation: MKISTIIAVVCSGVLTASAQDNSLPINAASNSVLIFPGFINRLVEEARTNNPALKASDSRARAAALNAEAIRSWEDPTASFGVNVFSAQGFATSENGDLVYGVQQKLPLWGMPDLNRKVASSKISTREAETDFHFQQVRRDLIKALAATALAERVVDVDEQDLTWLKATAQAVEAKYRAGQTDAGDALQLQNEVALRTDELLTDQLELHHGWFALNRLLNREATSAWPLLQLPAVAPTVPYSAKLIALGLTNEPELKILEGEVQQARASAELTRRTRLPDVGLGVQGWQYSGDGGFRQGAFTVSFSLPWLNESKYRKDYERERETQRAAEQDRENQTLIVQEELHHLTVDLDAARRKALLYQNEIAVRARQALADKLAAWETGRVALREVLDAHRDALDAQLMAARSIAAQYQTLADLLLWTGLDGFDALVPLANEPELIPHHANH